TTCGGCCATGCCAGAAAAGCCTAATTCGATCATTTGGGGTGCGTTTCTCAGTGCTTGTAGAACATACAAGGACCTAAAGAGAGGGAATGTTGCATTCAGACACCTGACCGAGCTAGAACCAATGTCCGGTGATCGGTACAAGCTTGCAGGGCTTATGTTTCAAAATGCTGGTGAAAAGGAAAATGCCAACATGATTAGGAagttcatcaatgaaaatgatctGGAGACAACCCGTGGAGTGAGCTTCATTGAAATCGATGGCGTGGTGAACAAGTTTGTATCCGGCAGTGTTAATCATGACAGAAGTGAAGATATCTATACAGTATGGGAAAGTCTACAGAGATTACTAAAGATAGCTAAATCTGAAGCTGAGAAACAGTTGGAGTATACATTCTCATAAATAGTTACACCACAAGTTCCATAAGCATTACAACCTTCTTTTTTGTGTGTGATTTTATTAATGTAGTAGCACAAATGTCACAGCATAACATTATTATTCCATAATACTTGCATTCAAGACAATGAATACACACCATATAAGTCAAAGACTAAATCAAAAACAGCCTATAGTCTTTGACAGAGTTCTATCCtttctttttgtataaatttataagTTGAAAGATCTTCAAAGCCCTCCACAAGATAAGGTTGACTTCGAGTTTTTCTGTAAGTGTACAACTGTATTTGATAAAGAGGATTCACCATCGGCGTTTGATTCTGGGATTTTGTCGAAACTGCTTCTTTGTCACACACCAAGGGCCGGGGAACGTGCTCAACTGTATGAATAACAACCAAAATGAGACAACCACTACTTCAAATAATTTAATGTGATAATGGAGAGAGCTCATGTTGTATATTGAAATAGAAGTCTCAgagttaaattttaataatttattaacaTGCCATCTCGAAAGAGTACTATAAGTCCAAATGTTTAGTAAGTAATGCAAGCTTACATTGCTGATAAGCTTAGCGCCAAACCATGCCGTGTCTTGGCCATATGGAGGAGGAATGACCTTAACTCCACTGGACAAAGATGGAGAGAGTATTCCATGCAGTTCCTTTTCTAGTCGCCCTGAAACAACAACCAAATGCATGCCACATTGATATCAATTTTCATTTAACCAACTGGGTCAGAAAGATTTGATTCACCAATTGTATCCTTTCCACATGAAATTGAGCTATATATACCTGCCAGTCCGGGTAAACATGCCGAGCCACCTGATAGTATGACAGTCTTGAACCAAGCATTATCATTTGTTAATTCTGCAGCATCACAATGGTCCATACAGAGTGCTACAGCCTGGTGCAAACCCATTGCTCGCCTGTACCAAAAGCAACAAATAAAAAAACTGTAGATGATGCATTCCAGACCAGTTGTACTCGTACAAATACATGAGATATACAAATACCACTATCCTTATTCTAGACATAATAGCAACTTACAAAAACTACAATATTATAGAGTTCCAATTCTAGTGAAAAACAAGATTAGCTGTACCAAATTTGCAGAAGAATAATGAAACAACTacctgattatatgcatattattCATATGTTTTTCACAATTTAAACGCTATACTTTCATGAAGTCTCAATTCTTTTCTATTAGAAGAACTGTATTCTCAATCACATTTTTAACGCCTAGAATCAAGACATAAAGCATTTCTAGACATCTTTTTCGATGAATTATATGGTAGAAGTTTTAATATCCTTGCGGCACACACACACACTCACGCATCCACACAGTTGGAACTTTCGTGACAGTGCTCATGAAGCAATAAATATTATAAGTCCCAGAACTTACACTCCTGCCATTCGTGGCTGGAATAAGATTTCTCCTGTTTGAAACCGCTCTTTTGAAAGAGTGAACTGACCTTCTCCTGCTGCGTCAGATGATGCTCGTGTATCTTTGAGTAGCTCAGCTTCATAATCATAGGCAACATAACAGAGATTCTGTATAGAAATAGGTCATAAATAGAACTCAGCTTCAGCAAGGTCTCCTTACAAAAATGAGAGAGAAGAGCAGTAGAAAACAAAATCGAAACATTCCACTAAAACACAGGATACTAATGGTATTAGTAGTTTAATGTACCATGAGCAAAGTATTTTCTTTGAGGGTGCAAAGCTGATAGTATTAAAACAGAATGACTAGAGTCTGGAAAAACAAGGATAAATATTCAACACAATATTCTGCACTCAAGAAACAAGCAAGACTTGTACCTCTTTCAAAGTGCGAACGGTGTACAGCGATTCAAAACTAATATTGTTCTTCTGCATCAACTCCTTAAGAAACCCGGTAAGTTTTAGTGCTCCCAGTCCCACAACCTCCACACCCACTTTGCGCATTACTTTACCATGTAAAACTAGAAaccgaaaaagaaaagaaaagagtatATTTCAGATCCCCAAACATTGAATGCAACCAAGATATGATATAAAAGAAATGACACCAgcataaaaaaatgaataaaagaaAGCACTGGAAAATCCAtagaatgaaaatgaaaaaagaagaataaaagcATCAAGGCTGCATGGAAAGTTAAAACTGTAACTTATACTGCAGGGCTAATCAGTATATATCATAGGTAAATGAAACCTTGTTGATAGTTTAAGGAAgcataaagcatataaaagataaAAGTGAAACTAGCACTCCTTACTTGGAACAACCGATGTGACTTGAAACCCAATATTTACAACAATTCCTGAAGTTCTTCTAGCAGCATACAAAGCTAAAGTTGCCTACATTTTCAAAAACAGAAAGTGGATAAGATCTTACAAATAAAAATCATCTATCAAAGAATCAATTGAACATTTTAAGCCAAAAACAAAAGGTCCAAATTACTCACAAACAAGCATAAGTACATAAAGCATCTCAGCTTATAGTGTTACACAAAAGCCACACAAAAGGAAAATGAAGAATGAAAATTGGATCAAGGCCTCAAAATCTATATCCGATGGTAAATGTCATTTTTGCATGAAACAAGCTAATCTTAATTCTTTACCAAAGAGGGGTAGCTCAAATGATAAGGCATATGGTTTGCTATACCAAAAGGTATGAGGTTTAAGTTTCTCTTGGATACCTACATAGCaattgctatagttttcttagTCCTCAAATACTACTGTAGTGTTAGCGGAATCctagttttataaaaataaaaaaattactcttATTTCTTTTAGTACTAAATATTTTAGAATATTAAACAGCAGTGGCAAGTTAAGGCTTAGCGAAATTTACCTGATTAATTGCACAAACAGCAGGAACATTCATGTCAAATAGTGTT
The Humulus lupulus chromosome 6, drHumLupu1.1, whole genome shotgun sequence DNA segment above includes these coding regions:
- the LOC133783493 gene encoding actin-related protein 8 isoform X1, encoding MATLLKKVWDSVSKRSSPTPRPDSSERHSLSPHPPSPSSPFQEIPSDVFLQILKILGPKEAAKMSVVCKYFNSVASDEKLWVFFLQNENASPPHSWDSLMFAETHLRSAYPLPTLTPQPTQLSFMRIYGQRLKVPGSIIIDGGSGYCKYGWSKYAAPSVRSATFLEFGNIESPMYSRLRQFFSTIYNRMQVRAPSQPVVVSIPILHYDDTESAKASRRQLKEAIYTTLFDMNVPAVCAINQATLALYAARRTSGIVVNIGFQVTSVVPILHGKVMRKVGVEVVGLGALKLTGFLKELMQKNNISFESLYTVRTLKENLCYVAYDYEAELLKDTRASSDAAGEGQFTLSKERFQTGEILFQPRMAGVRAMGLHQAVALCMDHCDAAELTNDNAWFKTVILSGGSACLPGLAGRLEKELHGILSPSLSSGVKVIPPPYGQDTAWFGAKLISNLSTFPGPWCVTKKQFRQNPRIKRRW
- the LOC133783493 gene encoding actin-related protein 8 isoform X2, which encodes MATLLKKVWDSVSKRSSPTPRPDSSERHSLSPHPPSPSSPFQEIPSDVFLQILKILGPKEAAKMSVVCKYFNSVASDEKLWVFFLQNENASPPHSWDSLMFAETHLRSAYPLPTLTPQPTQLSFMRIYGQRLKVPGSIIIDGGSGYCKYGWSKYAAPSEFGNIESPMYSRLRQFFSTIYNRMQVRAPSQPVVVSIPILHYDDTESAKASRRQLKEAIYTTLFDMNVPAVCAINQATLALYAARRTSGIVVNIGFQVTSVVPILHGKVMRKVGVEVVGLGALKLTGFLKELMQKNNISFESLYTVRTLKENLCYVAYDYEAELLKDTRASSDAAGEGQFTLSKERFQTGEILFQPRMAGVRAMGLHQAVALCMDHCDAAELTNDNAWFKTVILSGGSACLPGLAGRLEKELHGILSPSLSSGVKVIPPPYGQDTAWFGAKLISNLSTFPGPWCVTKKQFRQNPRIKRRW